A stretch of Candidatus Vicinibacter affinis DNA encodes these proteins:
- a CDS encoding ABC transporter permease, with protein MIVFRIFKESLRQAEQQLVSNKLRSFLTLLGITIGIFCVIAVLSAVDSLEDNLVESFEKFGNDVLYIDKSPWTEDPGMNYWKYMSRPSPDLEDLRAIQRKSKMAQYASLSVFLPSSQIKTGKSYVEGAYFAGITEDYDRVIKMEFEDGRYFSSAEFQNGSDQIIVGSKLAAALFPRGDAVGKEVKAMGRKFNIVGILKVEGASLINIMPVDQAAFFPFKTMRKLININSNSSWGTMLNVKAKKGEDLEEMKYELASIIRPVRGLKPIDPDNFAINQVTMLTAIIDKVFSVLNIAGFVIGLFAMLVGAFGVANIMFVSVKERTPLIGIKMALGAKRFFILLEYLLEAIILCLVGGIAGLVMVWGILLLFSKVLHFDMYISMTNILIGLILSIIIGIVSGIIPALHASRMDPVEAMRR; from the coding sequence ATGATTGTATTCAGAATCTTCAAAGAAAGCCTTCGGCAGGCGGAACAGCAACTGGTCAGCAACAAGCTGCGCAGTTTTCTGACTTTACTGGGCATCACCATTGGAATTTTCTGCGTCATTGCAGTACTCTCTGCGGTGGATTCTCTGGAAGACAACCTGGTGGAGAGTTTTGAGAAATTCGGCAACGACGTCCTGTACATTGACAAGAGCCCCTGGACAGAAGATCCGGGCATGAATTACTGGAAATACATGTCCAGGCCTAGCCCTGATCTGGAAGATCTGAGGGCCATACAGCGCAAATCCAAAATGGCCCAGTATGCCTCGTTGTCTGTTTTTCTGCCCAGCAGCCAGATCAAGACCGGAAAGTCATATGTGGAAGGAGCTTATTTTGCAGGCATTACAGAGGACTACGATCGGGTCATCAAAATGGAATTTGAAGACGGGCGTTATTTCTCCAGTGCAGAGTTTCAGAACGGATCTGACCAGATCATCGTGGGGAGCAAACTGGCTGCCGCGCTCTTTCCGAGAGGGGATGCAGTGGGCAAAGAAGTCAAAGCCATGGGCCGGAAATTCAACATCGTAGGGATTTTGAAGGTCGAAGGCGCCTCTCTGATCAACATCATGCCGGTGGATCAAGCAGCTTTCTTTCCTTTTAAGACCATGCGGAAGCTTATCAACATCAACAGCAATTCCAGCTGGGGCACCATGCTGAATGTAAAGGCCAAAAAAGGGGAGGACCTGGAAGAAATGAAATACGAACTGGCCAGCATCATACGTCCGGTGCGGGGATTAAAACCCATTGATCCGGATAATTTTGCCATCAATCAGGTGACCATGCTGACGGCGATCATTGATAAGGTTTTTAGTGTCCTCAATATAGCAGGTTTCGTCATCGGCCTCTTTGCCATGCTGGTAGGTGCTTTTGGAGTGGCGAACATCATGTTTGTATCCGTAAAAGAGCGCACCCCTTTGATCGGCATTAAAATGGCCCTGGGCGCCAAGCGATTTTTTATTTTACTGGAATATCTTTTAGAAGCGATCATCCTTTGTCTGGTAGGGGGGATTGCAGGACTCGTCATGGTGTGGGGCATCTTGTTGCTCTTCAGCAAGGTCCTTCATTTTGACATGTACATCTCGATGACCAACATATTGATCGGCTTGATTCTGTCCATCATCATAGGCATTGTCTCCGGCATTATTCCGGCGCTGCATGCCTCCAGAATGGACCCGGTGGAAGCCATGAGAAGATAA